From a single Ornithorhynchus anatinus isolate Pmale09 chromosome 15, mOrnAna1.pri.v4, whole genome shotgun sequence genomic region:
- the ORNANAV1R3261 gene encoding vomeronasal 1 receptor ornAnaV1R3261 — protein sequence MLPLFFPRLFQSEFTRMNATESVFEIFILLQLSIGISGNVFLLLLTIRTVSTSHKSYSSDLIYAHLALTNNLILLTRGIPGIFSIWGLWNFLDDAGCKLLIYIHRVARSLAICTTCLLSIFQAITISPSTSKWAGIKAKLPKCIIPCFLSFWALSLLIDVSAPIYIIGPQNSTRDQYTFMLKHCSLVNISAEALLINTCVISFRDLLFMGLMSTASGYMVFVLHKHHQQVQHLHGSGCSPREIPEMRAAKCVIILMVLYLLLYGLETVMLTAFLNMRNKSLQVRTNIDLSIPFSIISPFLVIHSNRRMRTCGKGKSHS from the coding sequence AtgcttcctctctttttccctagGTTGTTCCAAAGTGAGTTCACGAGAATGAATGCCACAGAAAGTGTCTTTGAGATTTTTATTCTGCTACAGCTCAGCATTGGCATCTCAGGAAATGTATTCCTGTTGCTGCTTACTATCCGCACAGTCTCCACCAGCCACAAGTCCTACTCTTCTGACCTAATTTATGCGCACCTGGCTTTGACAAACAATCTCATCCTTCTCACAAGGGGCATCCCAGGCATCTTCTCTATCTGGGGGCTGTGGAATTTCCTGGATGATGCTGGGTGTAAACTCCTTATTTATATTCACCGAGTGGCTCGGAGCCTTGCCATCTGCAcaacctgcctcctgagcatcttccaggccatTACCATCAGCCCCAGTACCTCCAAGTGGGCAGGAATTAAAGCCAAATTGCCCAAGTGCATCATcccctgtttcctctccttctgGGCCCTCAGTCTCCTGATAGACGTTTCTGCACCAATATATATTATAGGCCCCCAGAATAGCACCAGGGATCAATATACATTTATGCTGAAGCACTGTTCCTTAGTCAATATCAGTGCAGAAGCtttattaataaatacttgtGTGATTTCCTTCAGGGACCTtctcttcatggggctcatgagcacggccagtggctacatggtattTGTCCTGCACAAACACCATCAGCAGGTACAACACCTCCATGGGTCTGGCTGCTCCCCTAGGGAGATACCCGAAATGCGGGCGGCCAAATGTGTGATCATCCTGATGGTCCTGTACCTTCTTCTTTATGGTCTGGAGACAGTCATGCTGACTGCTTTCTTGAACATGAGAAACAAATCTCTGCAGGTGAGAACTAACATAGATCTGTCAATCCCCTTCTCTATAATCAGTCCATTCCTGGTGATTCACAGCAACCGGAGGATGAGAAcctgtgggaaagggaaatcCCACTCCTAA
- the ORNANAV1R3262 gene encoding vomeronasal 1 receptor ornAnaV1R3262 produces MDTRKISSVTLILLEMGIGVSGNVFLLLVSVCTVSTSHKPSSSELILIHLTLANILMLLTRGIPETMSAWGWRNFLDAVGCKILFYFHRVARALSLGTTCLLSIFQAITISPSTSRWAGVKSKLPNCIIPSCLLSWVVNLLVNVTALIYISGPLNSTRNTVLLNYCSSVSVTAGITLVNAIVLSLRDLFFVGIMSVASSYMVFVLHRHHRQVRHLHGPGRSPREMPEVRAAKRVIALVTLYVLLYGRDAVTLSSLLKGRENSPELVSSHLVLTFTFSAFRPFLLIHSNQRMRMFRKRKSPISNADGIPSPREGMFSPPVTS; encoded by the coding sequence ATGGATACCAGAAAAATCTCATCTGTGACCCTGATTCTATTAGAGATGGGCATTGGAGTCTCAGGAAATGTGTTTCTCCTCCTGGTATCTGTCTGTACAGTTTCCACCAGCCACAAGCCCAGCTCCTCAGAATTGATCCTCATCCACTTAACTTTGGCCAACATCCTGATGCTCCTCACCAGGGGAATCCCTGAGACTATGTCAGCGTGGGGGTGGAGAAATTTCTTGGATGCTGTAGGATGTAAAATCCTCTTTTATTTTCACCGAGTGGCTCGTGCTCTCTCCCTTggtaccacctgcctcctgagcatctttcaggccatcaccatcagccccagcacATCCCGGTGGGCAGGAGTCAAATCCAAACTTCCCAACTGCatcattccctcctgcctcctctcctgggtcGTCAATCTTCTGGTCAATGTCACTGCACTCATATACATTTCGGGGCCGCTGAACAGCACCAGAAATACAGTACTTCTGAATTACTGTTCTTCTGTCAGTGTCACTGCAGGAATCACCTTGGTCAATGCAATTGTGCTTTCTCTGCGGGATCTCTTCTTTGTGGGAATCATGAGTGTGGCCAGCAGCTACATGGTGTTCGTCCTGCAtagacaccaccggcaggtccgcCACCTCCATGGGCCGGGACGCTCCCCCAGGGAGATGCCTGAGGTCAGAGCAGCCAAGAGGGTCATCGCCCTCGTCACCCTCTATGTCCTCCTCTATGGGAGAGATGCAGTCACGCTAAGCAGTTTGCTCAAGGGGAGAGAAAATTCTCCCGAGTTGGTCAGCAGCCACTTGGTTTTGACATTCACCTTCTCGGCCTTCCGTCCTTTCCTATTGATTCACAGTAACCAGAGGATGAGAATGTTCCGAAAGAGGAAATCTCCCATTTCCAATGCCGATGGCATCCCAAGTCCCAGAGAAGGCATGTTCTCCCCTCCTGTCACTTCATGA
- the ORNANAV1R3263 gene encoding vomeronasal 1 receptor ornAnaV1R3263, with protein sequence MDASEISYGILLLLQIIIEISRNVFLLLVYARVVFTSHKMYPLDFIFSQLALSNSITLVSFGIPETMSAWGLRNFLNAIGCKIVFYVHRVGRGLVISTTCFLSIFQAITISPATSWWAGAKVSLPKCILPSYLFSWVLSLLIDVTTLLNMDRPLNFTNNQRTFITKYCSSVNVSEVTTLVNAVVLSLRDLFFGGLMSAASGYMVLLLHMHHRQVQHLHGPGRSLGMMPEIRAAKNVVALVTLYILLYGQETDTLSILINERKKSPHLVNYFKMLASTFSVISPFLIIHNKQRMRMFGRRTSPISNLHPSPALKEVA encoded by the coding sequence ATGGATGCCAGTGAGATATCCTATGGTATCCTACTTCTGCTACAGATCATTATTGAGATCTCGaggaatgtcttcctcctccttgtttaTGCTCGAGTGGTCTTCACCAGCCACAAGATGTATCCTTTAGACTTCATCTTCTCCCAGCTGGCCTTGTCCAACAGCATCACCCTTGTCAGTTTTGGAATCCCAGAGACCATGTCAGCTTGGGGGCTGAGAAACTTCCTGAATGCCATTGGATGTAAAATAGTCTTCTACGTCCACCGAGTGGGTAGGGGCCTTGTCATCAGTACCACCTGCTTCCTTagcatcttccaggccatcaccatcagccctgccacttcatggtgggcaggagccAAAGTCAGCTTACCGAAGTGCAtccttccctcctacctcttctcttgGGTACTCAGTCTGCTGATAGATGTAACTACACTGCTGAACATGGACAGACCTCTAAACTTCACAAATAATCAAAGGACATTTATTACCAAATATTGCTCCTCCGTGAATGTCAGTGAAGTCACCACCCTGGTCAATGCGGTGGTCCTCTCCCTGCGGGACCTGTTCTTTGGGGGACTCATGAGTgcagccagtggctacatggtgcttCTCCTGCACATGCATCACCGGCAGGTCCAGCACCTCCACGGACCTGGTCGCTCCCTCGGAATGATGCCTGAGATCAGGGCAGCCAAGAATGTAGTCGCCCTAGTCACTCTTTACATCCTCCTCTATGGGCAAGAGACAGACACCCTGAGCATTTTAATCAATGAGAGGAAAAAATCCCCTCACCTGGTAAATTATTTCAAGATGTTGGCCTCTACCTTCTCGGTTATCAGTCCATTTCTCATCATTCATAATAAACAGAGGATGAGAATGTTTGGGAGAAGGACATCTCCCATTTCCAACTTGCATCCCTCACCAGCTCTTAAAGAAGTTGCATGA